The genomic window CTTCTGGTGTAGCAACACTCTACATCAACGGTGAAGAGCAAGGCACCTACGATACCGCATATGAGGATTTCACCGCCGCCACTGTATCCATCATGTTCGGACAGGATACCTGGCAGGCTCAGGGGGTGATCCTCGATGACGTAGTGATCTACGACAGGGCCCTCAGCGCCTCGGAGGTGAGCGACCTCTGTGCAGGAATCCTTCCCTGACAAAAAACAAACCAACAGGAGGACACCATGATGAAGAGATTACGTGTATGTGCACTGGGACTCATCGTGGCATGTGTAGGAGGCATCCTGGCAGCTCAGCAGGTGACGTTTCACGGGTATGCAGACTATTCCAACTACCTCCTCACCACCTATGCCACACAGACCGGTAGTAAAGACTGGGAACAGTTCGAGTACGGAGCCGGGTTCGGTTCGTGGTACGGGGGCCGTACCGAAGTGAACATGTTCATGGACTCTCAGAACATCCATTTCGTCCTCGGGATACGTCTCGGCAACGATCTCGACACCTGGTACGATCTCTATGGCGATGACGTTCCCTTCTATCAGGCCAACGTCCGGATAAATCTTCTCAACAATCAGCTCGACATCCTCACCGGTAAGTTCGAGGAACAGAACTTCGGCTACGTCACCAATGACCTCGCATGGGGATTCATCTACGCGCACAACGTGGCCGATCGGGACGTAGGCCCCTACTTCACCGGGCTGGAGATCAAGCCCTACATGCTCGACGGGTTTTCGCTTCTCGTTGGCATACCGATACGAGCCTGGAGCACCAACGACGGCTGGGGATCCATGCCGGCCAACAACTACTGGCAGAACCTGGTAGATCAGTTCAAGATCAACATGAGGTACAGCCTCCCCATGGGTATCACGCTAAAAGCCGGGTATTACCACGGACTGTGGTACTCCGCTTCCGATTACAAGGGAGACGACGACGTGGTGAGAGAGGCCTATCTGAGCGCTGAGGGATTCAACTTCCTCGGATCGGGTTTCGATCTCGCCGCAGGCTACGACTTCCAGTACCGAACGGCTACAGAAGGAACGAAGCACAATATCAATGTCTCCGGAGCATACCGACCGGTTTCCTCTCTCCGCATTGCCCTCGGCAACAGATTCGCCTACGCGACCGAGTTCCACGACAATGCAAAAGAGATCTTCCTCGACAGAGTCGTACTCGACGCGCTCTACGACCTGCCACTGCCTGGGGTCCAGGTAGGACTCAGAGGGAACTTCACCTACATGTCGGACTCTTCCGGTCAGGTGGGCAACGTGATGAGCGGCGACAGCGACGACCTCGGATTCTCCACCAACATCGATGCCGCATACGTGCCCGCCAATCCCGCGGATGGAACCTCCGGAATGGCCATGGGCGGTGGGGTCTTCCCGTTCTTAAAGAAGAATTTCTCCAACGGGTACGTACAACTGGGGTATCAGATGCACATCAATTATTACGAATCCAAGACCTCGGTGAAGGCCATCTCCCACTACGTACCACTCAATATCGCCTTTTGGTTCTGAACAGACAAAGGTGTCCCCTGTTCTCCTGAACAGGGGACACACCATAAGAAATGGAACATTGGAATATCTGGGGAGGAAACATGAACAGTACGAGCGTCATCAAACCGATGGGGACGCTGCTCGTCCTCATCCTCGCGCTTGTGGGATGCGCCTCGATGGAAGAGAAAGGAGCACCCCTTACGGTGGACTTCGACCTCCATGCGAGGGCTGTCTACACCATGGAGCATATAGAGGGAAACACCCTGAAAGACGATTCAGGGAACGGACTGGATGCGATCATCAGGGGTAACCCGGCGACCACCGAAGGGAAGTTCGGGAAAGCACTCGTATTCGATGGGACCCAGACGTATATCGAACTCAAACCCGAGGTCCTGGAGGGTAAAGAGTGGTCATTCCTCGCCTGGGTGAATGCCGAGGCATGGCCCCCATGGGCCAGGATATTCGATTTCGGTGACGGCGCCACCGCCGACATGTGGTTCGGATTCAGCGGCGTGGAAGGTGTGATGAGGTGTGACATCTTTCATCCATCTGGTAGCGTGAAACTGCTCGGACCTGCCTTTCCCACGGGCGAATGGGTACATCTGGCCATCACAGTGAACGGGAGAGAGATGGTCATGTACGTCGACGGTAAGCGCATGGCATCCGGTTACACGGGACTCCTTCCTTCTCATGTAGAAAAGAAGAGACTCTACATAGGGGCGAGCAACTGGCCCGATCCGCTCTTCGTGGGAAAGATGGATGAGATCCTCATCGCCGACGCGGCATACACGGACCAACAGATCAAGGCCATCATGCAGTCGGGTATCCCTGTACGATAAGTTCCCTCCTCACACCCTGCCCCACCCCGGGGCAGGGGTTTTTCCTCAACGAACTGCAATGGGGCGTACTTTATGGGAAAGCACACCTTTTTTCTGACGTCATGGTCTCTCATCCTTCTCCTCTCATGCCGAGTGGGAAGTGAATACGCACCCACGGACACCCCTGTGGATGTCGGAGAAGATCCTGCAATCACAGAAAAGTACACACGTTCGATCGACATCTACGATCCCACGACGTGGGGACCTTTGAACGTCCACGATCCCGAACTATTCCAGGACGATGACGGCACCTTCTATGTGTTCTCCACCGATGCAAGCATTGGAAACACCTGGCAAGGAGGCGTCCAGGTCCGTCGATCGAAGGACCTCGTACACTGGGAATGTCTGCCTGAGCCGGCCCTCGGCATGTGGGACGAGGAGATGAAGGAGTGGCTCGGATTTCCCTCTGATGCAGAGGCCTATACCTGGGCTCCCTCGGTGGTGAAACTCAACGGCCGGTACTACATGTATCACGGCGTCATCGTGGAGGTCCCCGACAATGACAACCGCCCCCGCGCCTGGATCGGTCTTGCCATAGCCGACACGCCTACCGGCCCGTATCTCCCGGCCGACGAGTATGATCCCTCTACCTATTCCTGTTCCACAGTAGTCCGCTACACCTTCACGAGGACCCCCGGAACGATCGACGAGGATTGCCTCAACGAGAGCGGAGGAGACTGGTCGAAAGGGTTCGGAGCCATTGACCCCGAGGTGGTCTTCGATGTGGAAGGGAACATGTGGCTCACCTATGGCTCATGGAAAGGGGGGATCGCTATACTCCAACTCGATCCCACTACCGGCATGCCGATCAACGGTTATCCTGCGGATACCATAGAAAACGGATACGGGACCCTGATCGCGGGTGGGAATGGAATAGCAATCGAAGGAGCGTGCATCTTTCCATATGGAGACTACTACTATCTCTTCTACTCCCTGGGAGACCTCCTCTATGACTACAGTATACGGGTGGGCCGTCGTCCGATCTCCGAAGGCATCGCAGGACCATATTACGATTCCGAAGGAAGAGACCTCACTACACTCACGTGGGAGGAATCCCATAGGTACGGCAACAAGATCCTTGGTGCTCATCAGTTTGAAGGTCACTACGGGTGGAGGAATCCAGGGGGACAATCGCTCCTCATCACCCAGGATGGCAAGATTCTCATGGCCCACCATACGAGGACCACATTCAGAGAGAGCTGGTACTTCTATCTCCAGGTGAGGCAAATCTACTTCACTGAAGACGGATGGCCGGTGGCCAATCCCAACGAATACGCCGGGGAAACCTTGAGAGAGGTGAGCCCTACGGAATTCGCGGGGACCTACAAAGTCATCCACACGAAAAGAGGAACCAGTTGGGGATTCGTTTCAACCTATGAAGGTACCCAGAGCTCCGACGAAGTGAATCTGGAAGATGCGATCGAGACGGTATCCGAGAATGTGACCTTTCATTCGGAGGGGACGATTTCAGGAGCCTACCAAGGCACCTGGTCGATCTCGAACCACTACCACATCACCATCCAGCTCGAGGACAACCAAGGGACTCCCATTGGGACCTACAAGGGTATCGTGAGCGATGCCCTGGACTGGTCACGAACAGGTGATGTGGAGAGGCACACTCTCACCTTCACTACATTCTGCCCGGAAACGGGAGA from Spirochaeta thermophila DSM 6192 includes these protein-coding regions:
- a CDS encoding LamG domain-containing protein, with protein sequence MNSTSVIKPMGTLLVLILALVGCASMEEKGAPLTVDFDLHARAVYTMEHIEGNTLKDDSGNGLDAIIRGNPATTEGKFGKALVFDGTQTYIELKPEVLEGKEWSFLAWVNAEAWPPWARIFDFGDGATADMWFGFSGVEGVMRCDIFHPSGSVKLLGPAFPTGEWVHLAITVNGREMVMYVDGKRMASGYTGLLPSHVEKKRLYIGASNWPDPLFVGKMDEILIADAAYTDQQIKAIMQSGIPVR
- a CDS encoding arabinan endo-1,5-alpha-L-arabinosidase; its protein translation is MDVGEDPAITEKYTRSIDIYDPTTWGPLNVHDPELFQDDDGTFYVFSTDASIGNTWQGGVQVRRSKDLVHWECLPEPALGMWDEEMKEWLGFPSDAEAYTWAPSVVKLNGRYYMYHGVIVEVPDNDNRPRAWIGLAIADTPTGPYLPADEYDPSTYSCSTVVRYTFTRTPGTIDEDCLNESGGDWSKGFGAIDPEVVFDVEGNMWLTYGSWKGGIAILQLDPTTGMPINGYPADTIENGYGTLIAGGNGIAIEGACIFPYGDYYYLFYSLGDLLYDYSIRVGRRPISEGIAGPYYDSEGRDLTTLTWEESHRYGNKILGAHQFEGHYGWRNPGGQSLLITQDGKILMAHHTRTTFRESWYFYLQVRQIYFTEDGWPVANPNEYAGETLREVSPTEFAGTYKVIHTKRGTSWGFVSTYEGTQSSDEVNLEDAIETVSENVTFHSEGTISGAYQGTWSISNHYHITIQLEDNQGTPIGTYKGIVSDALDWSRTGDVERHTLTFTTFCPETGEYFFGNKE